Part of the Triticum urartu cultivar G1812 chromosome 2, Tu2.1, whole genome shotgun sequence genome, tggctatggaaatgccataataggtaggtatggtgactgttttgaggaaggtatatggtgggtttaagttaccggtgaaagttgcgcgataccagagaggctagcaatggtggaagggtgagagtgtgtataatccatggactcaacattagtcataaagaactcacatacttattgcaaatatctattagttatcgaaacaaagtattacgcgcatgctcctagggggatagattggtaggaaaagaccatcgctcgtccccgaccgccactcataaggaagacaatcaataaataaatcatgctccgacttcatcacataacggttcaccatacgtgcatgctacgggaatcacaaacttcaacacaagtatttctcaaattcacaactactcaactagcatgactctaatatcaccatctccatatctcaaaacaattatcaagtatcaaacttctcatagtattcaatgcacttctatgaaagtttttatattaaagaaaatttccatgttgttccaaaggactcccaaaataatataagtgaagcatgagagatcaattatttctataaaataaatccaccaccgtgctctaaaagatataagtgaagcactagagcaaaaactatatagctaaaaaggtataagtgaagcacatagagtattctaataaatttcaaatcatgtgagtctctctcaaaaggtgtgtacatcaagtatgattgtggtaaattaaaaagcaaagactcaaatcatacaatacactccaagcaaaacacatatcatgtggtgaataaaaatatagctccaagtaaagttactgatagacgaagacgaaagaggggatgccttccggggcatccccaagcttaggctttttggtgtccttgaattttaccttgggtgccatggtcatccccaagcttaggatcttgccactccttgttccataatccatcaagacttttaccaaaaacttgaaaacttcacaacacaaaactcaaaatagaaaatctcgtgagctctgttagcgaaagaaaacaaaacaccacttcaaggtactgtaatgaactcattctttatttatattggtgttaaacctactgtattccaacttctctatggtttataaactcttttactagccatagattcatcaaaataagcaaacaacacaagaaaaacagaatctgtcaaaaacagaacagtctgtagtaatctgtagctaacgcaacttatggaacccccaaaattctaaaataaattgatggacgtgaggaatttatctattaatcatcttcaaaaagaattaactaaatagcactttccaaataaaaatggcagcaattctcgtgagcgctaaagtttccgttttttacagcaagatcaaaaagactttccgcaagtcttcccaacggttctacttggtacaaacactaattaaacacaaaaaacacaaccaaaacagaggctagataaattatttattgaataacagcaaggaaaaatattggattgtctcccaacaagcgcttttctttaaagccttttagctaggcattgataattttaatgatgctcacatgaaagacaagaattgaagcacaaagagagcatcgtaaaacatgtgacaaacacactaagtctaacatacttcctacgCATAgacatcttataggcaaacaaattatcaagccaagcaaaaactagcatatgcaaggaagcagaaagaaacaatagcaatctcaacataacgagaggtgaTTTAGTAACATgtaaatttctacaaccatattttcctctctcataataattacatgtaggatcataagcaaattcaacaatatagctatcacaaaacatattcttaacacgatccacatgtatgcaaagttgacactcttccaaaatagtggggttaacattaactaaagtcatgacctctccaaacccactttcatcaaaaacttcataagattgaacattctccaaatatgtggtatctaaagtttacactcttccaaacccacttttaatattattgcaaacattataatcaatctcatattcatcatggggcttaaataaattttcaaaatcataagaagaatcaccccaatcatgatcattgcaacaagtggTAGTCATAGCAAagctagcatccccaagcttagggttttgcatattataagcacaattgacattaatagaatttatactatcatcattgcaatcatgctttctattcaaagatccatcgtgaatcactccataaagtacttcatcacaattttcagattcacaaatttcaagcaaaacttcataaagataatctagtgcacaaaaactcactagaaattggttcatcataattggatctcttaaaaagattagcaagcggatgaggatccatagatcttaggttctctgtttagcaataaataaacaactattccaaccaaacaagcaaacgagccaagtaagacgtcaaagcaaatggaaagacgaacataagaagggcaaataaaacggcaatggtgaagtgggggagaggaaaacgagaggcaaatggcaaataatgtaatgcgagggataagggtttgtgatgggtacttggtatgtcttgacttatGCGTTGactccggcaacggcgccagaaatggctcgttgtcaggagtcaaatcttgacttgacttggcgcgaatctcccatgcaacggcgccagaaatccttctgctaccgcttgagcactgcgttggttttcccttgaagaggaaagggtgatgcagcaaagtagcataagtatttccctcagtttttgagaaccaaggtttcaatccagtaggagatcacgctcgagtcccacacacctacacaaacaaataagaacctcacaaccaacgcgataaaggggttgtcaatcccttcacggtcacttacgagagtgagatctgatagatatgataagataatatttttggtatttttatgaaaaaagaaataaagatgcaaagtaaaataaacggcaaaggaaataactaagtgttggaagattaatatgatggaagatagacccgggggccataggtttcactagtggcttctctcaagagcataagtattacggtgggtaaacgaattactatcgagcaattaatagaattgagcatagttatgagaatatataggtatgatcatgtgtataggcatcacgtccgcgacaagtagaccgaaacgattctgcatctactactattactccacacatcgaccgctatccagcatccatctagagtattatgttcataagaacagagtaatgctttaagtaagatgacatgatgtagagggataaactcatgcaatatgatataaaccccatctttttatcctcgatgacaacaatacaatacgtgccttgctgcccctgttgtcactgggaaaggacaccgcaagattaaacccaaagctaagctcttctcccattgcaagaaagatcaatctagtaggccaaatcaaactaataattcgaagagacttgcaaagataaaccaatcatacataaaataattcagaggagattcaaatattgttcatagataaacttgatcataaacccacaatttatcggatcttgacaaacacactgcaaaagaagattacatcgaatagatctccaagagaatcgaggagaactttgtattgagatccaaaaagagagaagaagccatctagctaataactatggacccgtaggtctgaagcaaactactcacacatcaccggagaggccatggagttgatgtagaggccctccatgatcaatgcccccttcggcggagctccggaaaaggccccgagatgggatctctcgggtacagaagattgcggcggtagaattaggttttcgtggtgctcctggatgtttgggggatacgtgaatatatataggaggaagaagtacgtcggtggagcaacgaggggcccacgagggtggagggcgcgccccctgcttcgtgccctcctcgatcgtttcttgacgcccactccaagtcttctggatcacgtttgttgagaaaattacgttcccgaaggttccattccgtttgatattccttttcttcgaaaccctaaaataggaaaaaaaacagcaatttgggttgagcctccggttagtaggttagtcccaaaaatgatataaaagtgtaaaataaagcccattaacatccaaaatagataatataatagcatggagcaatcaaaaattatagatatgttggagacgtatcacagatATGTAAGTGATTTTTTGCTAAGTGATAGACAAACAGATTCCACAGATTGGTGCTATGATTTTGGATCTACATcagttcaaaaaataaaataaattctAAACCTAAGGTGGCGGCATCAGAAGAGCTCGTGTGTTCATATGAGATCTTCTACAGAGGGGGTGTCTTCTGCTATTGAAAATGAATGCTAAAACTACTACTGCATAACTTTGATGTTGAGTTCAGATCTAAATATATAATCTAAAGAAGGCAGAGGAAGAATGGCGAAGAACTCCGATGAACTGAGCAAACCCTAGTGCAGATCTGATATGGGTCAAAATAAGTACCTGGGGATGCTGATGAACAGCGGAGGGGCGCCACCGTTTTCTGGTCGAggtcaggttgatgcagcggccaaggttgatgaAGTCGACGTGGGCGGCGGAGCTTCGGAGGCGTCCGTTGTCGCGAGGAAGGCTGTTGAGATATCCAGGGCTTCGTGCCAAGTTAATGCGAGATGATGTCATGGTGGGTTAACACAATTCTGAGAtgtgacgtcatggcgggttataaTGAAATGATAAAGAATTGAAGATGGAAGATTCTGCTAAGTCAAATACTGAAAATTGATGTGAAcgagttcaaatcaacctggggcctaatgttggggatatgactattgaatatgacccgcccaggaggggccgggtcacgCTGCTGGCGGCTTAAAAGATGAAGAAGTCCGACGAGGCCCAAGACATGAAGATGGCGGTTCGTGAAGCAGGCTTATTGATCTGAAcgagttcaaatcaacctggggcctaatgttggggatatgactattgaatatgacccgcccaggaggggccgggtcacgCTGCTGGCGGCTTAAAAGATGAAGAAGTCCGCCCAAGACATGAAGATGACGGTTCATGAAGCAGGCTTATTGAAGGCCCAAGACCCAGAGGCGACTTAAGGCCCAAAGGGATGAGACGCCATATATTTAACTTTATTATAAGGCAAGCTTAGTAGAAACCGAGCCGGTCACGTTTGTGTGAGCCGGCCGAACTCTGTAAACCGCCGGACATCAACCTGTATGGGTGACCCGGCGGCGGGTTAACTGAAGTAACAACCAATCGAGAATTAGGTCAAGCGTAATCGCTCTCTGGTAATCGAAACTCAAGCAATACAACCTAAAacaggagtaggcttttacctcgttGAGAGGGGTCAAATCTGGGTAACTCTCTGTGTCcgttgtcccgtttaaccccttcgAGCTAACCTAGCTGTGATGGCTTCACacctaagtccttttgctagggcATCTGTCATGTTAAGTTCATGACACACACGGTGGGTTTGGTGccggaaagagagagagaggaattgTAACGGAGGAAGCTGGGGGATTTGACGGATAGAAACCCTAAAACATGCCGGATATGGTAATATAGCGGCTGAGCCGGGTTTTTACGGGTCACTTTTTTTTACATGATCTATTTAGACAAAATTGACAAAAAATGTAAGAGCCGACGAGGTTATAATGGATCTGCTAGAGATGCTGTGATGATACTGGCACATATGCATTCCTGAGCTCCTGATCGTCACCTAGCCGGCCGTCGTCTCCAAACATTTTACCAATCTCTCCCGCCAGGGTGCCGGTCGTCGCCTCCAACTGCGAGTTCAAAACCGCCGCAGATGCAGAACCCCAACGGCACCATCCTCCAGCTCTACCACTCCGGCCGTCTCTCTGCCGCCCTCCACGCCTTCCAATCGCTCCCCTCCTCGCCCGCTCCCGCTCCTCTCTCCGCGGCCACAtacgccgccctcgtcgccgcATGCTCCCGCCTCCGCTCCCTCTGCCAGGGCCGCCTCGTCCACCACCACTTGATTGCATCCCCTGATGCCGGACTTGCCCGAAATACTGTCCTCAACAACCACCTTATCACCATGTACGGCCGGTGCGCTGCCCCAGACTCTGCCCGCCTGGTGTTCGACGAAATGCCTGCCAAGAACCCTGTCTCTTGGGCATCTGTTATCGCGGCCCACGTGCAGAACAGACGCTCCACTGATGCTCTCGTTCTGTTCTCTTTAATGCTACGGGCGGGGACTGCGCCTGACCAGTTTGCGCTCGGTAGTGCTGTGCGTGCGTGCGCAGAGCTTGGGGACGCTGCTGTGGGAAGGCAGGTGCATGCACAGGCTATGAAGTCTGAGACTGGAAATGACTTGATCGTGCAGAATGCTCTTGTCACGATGTACTCCAAGAGCGGCTTCGTTGGGGATGGGTACTTGCTCTTCACGAGGATGAGGGAGAAAGACCTGATTTCCTGGGGGTCCATTATTGCAGGGTTTGCACAGCAAGGGTGCGAAATGGAGGCGTTGCAGATTTTCAGGGAGATGATTGCTGAGGGGCTGCATCATCCTAATCAGTTCCATTTGGGAAGCGTGTTTAGGGCTTGTGGGGTTCTGGGTAGTTTGGAGTATGGGAAGCAGATTCATAGCTTGTCTGTGAAGTATAGGCTGGACTGTAACTCGTATGCAGGTTGTTCATTAAGCGACATGTATGCCCGGTGCAAGAAATTGGAGTCTGCAAGGAAAGTGTTTTATGGGATTGATGCTCCAGATTTGGTTTCTTGGAATTCAATAATCAATGCTTGCTCTGTTGAGGGTCTCCTTAGTGAGGCTATGGTACTGTTCTCTGATATGAGAGACTCTGGCCTCAGGCCTGATGGCATTACCGTTAGGGGCTTGTTATGTGCGTGTGCGGGCTGTGATGCTTTACAACATGGAAGATTGATCCACTCTTACTTGGTCAAAATGGGTTTGGATGGGGATGTCTCAGTATGCAATTCTTTACTCAGCATGTATGCGCGGTGTATGGATTTCTCCTCTGCGATGGATGTTTTTCATGAGACAAAAGATCGTGATGTTGTCACCTGGAACAGCATTCTCACTGCATGTGTACAGCACCAGCATCTGGAAGTAGTCTTTGAGTTGTTCAACCTTTTGCAGAGGTCGGTGCCGAGTCTGGACGGGATCAGTTTAAACAATGTTCTGAGTGCTTCTGCCGAGTTGGGTTACCTTGAAATGGTGAAACAGGTCCATGCATACACCTTCAAAGTAGGTCTGGTGAACGATACAATGCTGAGCAATGGTCTAATTGATACCTATGCTAAATGTGGAAGTTTAGATGATGCCGCAAAGCACTTTGAAATGATGGGCACCAACTGTGACGTGTTCTCTTGGAGCAGTTTGATTGTTGGCTATGCCCAATCTGGTTATGCAAGGAAAGCACTTGATTTATTTGCGAGGATGAGAAACTTGGGAATCAGGCCAAATCATGTAACATTTGTTGGGGTTCTCACAGCATGCAGCCGCGTCGGCTTTGTCGATGAAGGCTGCTATTACTACAGTATTATGGAGCCTGAACATGGCATTCTTCCAACAAGAGAGCATTGTTCATGTGTCATTGACTTGCTATCACGTGCTGGGAGACTAACTGAGGCAGCAAAATTTGTTGATCAAATGCCATTTGAGCCCGATATTGTGATGTGGAAGACCCTGCTTGCTGCTAGCAAAACACATAATGACGTGGAGATGGGAAAGAGGGCAGCAGAAGGCGTTTTGAATATTGATCCTTCCCATTCTGCTGCCTATGTCTTGTTGTGCAACATATATGCTGCTTCTGGTGATTGGAATGAGTTTGCAAGATTGAAGAAGGCAATGAGAAGCAGTGGTGTTAAGAAATCACCAGGGAAGAGCTGGGTTAAGTTAAAGGGGGAGCTAAAAGTCTTTATAGTAGAGGACAGATCGCATCCAGAGTCTGAGGAAATTTACACAATGCTTGATATAGTTGGAATGGAAATGATAAAAGCTGGTTATGTTCCAAAGCTACCATGTCAATATACTAGTTTTGATCATACAAATAGTGATTTGTCAGATGAAGAAATGGTTATGGAATATGGTTGAGTCAGGTCTTCTTGGGGGTTTGTTAGAATTGGCCAACCTACCAAAGCTGTATGACACTTGGTCTTTGTGACCGTGTGCTGTATTTGATTAATTAATCCGCAGTCCAGCAGGCCATTGGTTTCTTCCATAAATAGATGGAAAGAAGAGGTAAGTTTGTGACCAGAAGCTGTTGCTTTTCCTTTGGCTTCCATATGTGAAGAGAAATATGTCTTACCGGGTTGTTTGAACAGTCTACCTAGTAAGCCTGCTGAGGCCTGAAAGAGCTACTAAAGTGATCTTGTTATTTGATAGATAAAGGGCAAGTTAAATGTGTTTGAATGACCACATAGTCCTACTAATTAGGATTTTAGTAGTGGAGCAAGATACTGGATTATGGTCAAGAGTCTGAGCTGTACAGAATGGTCAAAGACCAGTCTCTTTTAATCTACCACTGCACTGAGAAGCTTTTCATTTTTAAGGGTATCAGCTTGTCAGCACGAGTTCTACCACAAGGAAGTTCAGAGTAACATATCTCATGCAAGCTAGTTCTGCGGATATATGTATTTGGTGAAGACAACAATTACAGAATGAATTCACATGGGAGTAACAGAGACACATGTAGTAGCAACATGGGGACGGTGGACTGTTCAAAAATTCAATAGACTCTCACCTCATTATTTTCCTCAGAAGGTTTGATAGTCACCAGCAGTCTATCAGGTATTACTATAGATTTACAGTTGCAACATAAAGCTGATCTATAGGAATGCGCATTTACATCATAGGGTTAAGGATTCGGTTAGGCCAAAGCTATTGGCTTGGATCAAGGGTCTACCCTGATCATGTATTCAGTAGGTAAGTAGCCCTAGTTAGATTCTTCCTTTCTTTTGGGATGTAAATATTTTGTACAGTTTTTTTCCTGTTTGGATTTTAATAAAGGACTGTGGGGATTTGCCCTGCAGTAAATAGTAAAAAAAAACGTCTTTACTGATTCATTCTATTATCAGGTTTGATGTGAAAACAAGTATGCTAAAGTGTACTTTCTGATGTTAGTAGCTGTGCTACAATGCATGCTAATCCACAGGACGTGTAACAGTCTAACAAACATTTCTGACAGGTCATCGTTGTAGATATTGATTGTATGATTAATATCATGTTGGAGATAGCGATTGGATTAATCATtttatagctccaagtaaattttAATAATGCAGTTAAACAGATGGGGCTATATCGCTTTACATCTCGTCCCTAGTCTAATTCTCACCATGCCATCCTGTTGACATAACAAATATGTGTTCGAAATGCTTATTGTAGCATATAAGAACTGGGTTTTGACAAACGGGGGTATGTCACAGGAAGGCAATCTTCACCAGTAAACCTTCAGATGGAACTGTTAAGTGCGAAAAAGGATAAGCAAATAATAATTGTTGTGTCAAAATATACACTCTACGATATGGAAATCTTTTCCTTCTCTACAAAAGAAATTTAAGAACGGAAAGAAATGGCTTTCCAGATCCTTGAAACTCGAAGAGCAGACGTGCATACTATATCTACACTAAGCAAGGGAAGTCTTAGCAGCCGTGAGATACACCATTTGCCTTCTTGATATCACTGCCGTCTTTGGTTGCCAAAAGTGGTTCAGTCTCCTTATCTGGCATCTACAAAGGCATAAAAAACATGAAATGAGTGAAACTGAAATTTGGGAGCAAATTGAACTGTATTTCATGGAAGAGTTGCCAATTTTCTCGACACATTCATCATAAAAACTATGCTTAAGAGAGCACATATTATTCATAAATATAATTAAGCTAA contains:
- the LOC125539127 gene encoding pentatricopeptide repeat-containing protein At3g53360, mitochondrial, whose protein sequence is MQNPNGTILQLYHSGRLSAALHAFQSLPSSPAPAPLSAATYAALVAACSRLRSLCQGRLVHHHLIASPDAGLARNTVLNNHLITMYGRCAAPDSARLVFDEMPAKNPVSWASVIAAHVQNRRSTDALVLFSLMLRAGTAPDQFALGSAVRACAELGDAAVGRQVHAQAMKSETGNDLIVQNALVTMYSKSGFVGDGYLLFTRMREKDLISWGSIIAGFAQQGCEMEALQIFREMIAEGLHHPNQFHLGSVFRACGVLGSLEYGKQIHSLSVKYRLDCNSYAGCSLSDMYARCKKLESARKVFYGIDAPDLVSWNSIINACSVEGLLSEAMVLFSDMRDSGLRPDGITVRGLLCACAGCDALQHGRLIHSYLVKMGLDGDVSVCNSLLSMYARCMDFSSAMDVFHETKDRDVVTWNSILTACVQHQHLEVVFELFNLLQRSVPSLDGISLNNVLSASAELGYLEMVKQVHAYTFKVGLVNDTMLSNGLIDTYAKCGSLDDAAKHFEMMGTNCDVFSWSSLIVGYAQSGYARKALDLFARMRNLGIRPNHVTFVGVLTACSRVGFVDEGCYYYSIMEPEHGILPTREHCSCVIDLLSRAGRLTEAAKFVDQMPFEPDIVMWKTLLAASKTHNDVEMGKRAAEGVLNIDPSHSAAYVLLCNIYAASGDWNEFARLKKAMRSSGVKKSPGKSWVKLKGELKVFIVEDRSHPESEEIYTMLDIVGMEMIKAGYVPKLPCQYTSFDHTNSDLSDEEMVMEYG